Genomic DNA from Diorhabda carinulata isolate Delta chromosome 10, icDioCari1.1, whole genome shotgun sequence:
ATCCCAAATTATGGAAATTacgaaaattataacaaattggattttttcagGCAGGTTGAGATATGaagttgacaaatgacagtgacAAGGTGATTTCATATGTGTGacataaaacatttataaatatactacCAGTATTGCTTTCGTGTATAATATATTGCATACCCATTAGAAAGTTATGAAATAcgtaattattcattataaatacaataatagtgattcatattcatatgattcataatattttttaatttaataacatATCAAGTacgaaaatgattttattcatgtgaaaatattttgacattttttatataaaagtcaaataattttatgaacatTACTGAGTTTTTCCATACCatgcattttcaaaatattgagttaaatattgcaattttccaaaaataaagtTAAGTTTTGTAACTAAACATTAATTAGATCGTTAGTTTTTGTAGCTTTTTATcgcattttgttttatttcaatgcataaaatcgaaattaatatcaattaacATGTGCTTATTCCGTCCCTGTTCTATTAGAACACATCGTGTTGGCGAGTCCGTAAAAACATGTTGCGTAATGAAAAACGTACAGCGGTCCAGCTAATTTTCGTACTTATCCCAATTGTGGCAATACGTTTATTTAACTGACTCATACTATTGATACTGTTTGAAACTGATTCATTTTATCATAATCCCTCACAATAAAAACTTATCGTTACTcgtctatttatatttttgaattgtatcCAATAATAAGATGTAACCCTACCATTTACTGCATAAATTGCATTCTTCgttatataaaaatcatttagttTACCGAAAAATCGATAAGAGCACGCCATTTTGGTCAGTGTTAAACGAACATAACCTGTTTCTCTTTCGTGCATATGGTTTAATCGCGTTAGATTAATTTTCAACGCGAAATTATTACTTAATACCGCTATCTctaattaaatagttatttttgttatttttgctGGTTCGTTTCTCATTCTGCGAATAATAATAATCGGACATTCGTAGGGAACGTTGTGGTGTGTAATTCTCGTTGAGCGGtagtgatttttttgtatatcagtataattatttgttgattttgtgACATCACATCGATTAACGATGTCTACTTCACGTATATTATCTCCCTTTCATATTTATGGGAAATTTCAGCCGACTACGTCACTCTGTAGGCAGAAGTCAGCTGTTTGTGTCGGTTCGCGTACAGTGTTGGAAAAACACAACTTGAGAAGAATGGCGACCTACCAGCCTACTTTAAATATCGATAATTTAAATCCTTGTATTAAGGTAATGGAATATGCAGTTCGAGGACCTTTGGTCACCCGGGCCGGCGAAATTGAGAAGGAATTagaaaaagtaagttttttttgtgTACATTGTAATCTGGTTGTCAAGGTGCCAAGgattatttaataattcctgTTATTAGTAAAATCCTTGTTAGGTAAACAGTTGATAACAAAGGAATTCGTTGTTTTGGGAAGATACTTTTGAAAGATTCATAAAAACTTgtttatgttttcttttattgtattAACAAACTGGTTTCTTTATAGAAATTTTCCTATAAGGTAGAGTTTCAGATATCACGTTTAACGATTTTAGTAGATACGAGGGTAATTCGTAAACTAGTTATGTAGTGATAAAATTCTTTAACTGCAAGACGCCGTGTTTgcgtaaagaaaattatttttttttttatttagagttGGTTTATACAGAGTGTGAAAAATATAAGGTACTCAAtaccaaataaatatatattaattttttttaatcttcacCTTATGGGATTGAGTAAGTGGAAcgataaattttgtataatatgaagttattcgaaaaaaaattcaacggGGTTAAAAAAGATATAacgttataaaaattgaaaaatttacgcGATACTTCCGTCTAAACTGTCCATAAAAAACTCGTTTGATTGGCGTTTTCGAGATGGTAATCCATTTATCGACATACCAGATGTccgatttttccaataattgatGGACAGTTCGACTTTTTGATTTGAATTCATAAATTAAAAGAAGGGTTTAATTTTGGGGAAAAACCTTTTATACAAAAATGGGGTTTGTCTGAATAGTAGAAAGACGTACATTGagagagaaaattaaaaatgatagtGGAACTACACTTTGATGTTTTTGGGCAGTCCGAGGAACAGATCCGTTTtctgtttaggttaggtttatcgaacttaggttaggttatattaaTTAGCTGATAATCTgaggaaaatatataagaagaaTCGTTGTTTCATTTAATTCTCTCTACGAACACGTATAAATGTAATTTGATAAACATTATAAAGCTTTAAAGCACCCGGTATATTAATAACATAACTAGCATCTTTTTCTAgcattgaataattattttaaattcccCTGTAAATTTCGCAAAATTAAAAGAGATTTTGAATGACCCTGGTAGTATTAATTCTATTgtttactttttcatttataaccTTGACCACATATTGCTTGAAgtatattaaaaactttgttgatttaactcaaaatatttaaaactttgcaaatatttgaaactttcgatttttatattcgtagaaatataaaatgtatataaatgtaGCTGTCAGATTAGACCGCCATATTTGGATTGACATTTATTGTTGTATAGACTTTTATTAAATCATAGCTATAATAATTGAactttaatgataaataataacgtgatacgataaaaaaatatgtttgaataaTCGTGTTTTATCTATTTGAACGATCTAAATCTGTTTATATTATGTTGCAACCACTAAGTTGTTTCTAACCTAACTTACGTCACAaacaatattcatataataAGGTAACATTCTAACTACACGATGCAAATAGAAcgttcttcatttttattacatattttattgaaataaccaatgtcatattaatttaaataatcccgtaaattaaattgttgataataaatttgttttctcGTGTTATTTTTTGACTTTTCGATATTATCAGTTGaacttacaattattattatatagtgAAATTTTGTGACATCCTTATCAATAAACTTTCAACCGATGTTGTAATacatgaaatattcaattccaCGCACCATAATATCAAAActatgttataaaattaatttttcccacaaaaaattttgcattagatttgattttaatcatttaaacAATAGGGAATATACATGTGGTATAAATTCGATTGTTGTTTTTCAGAAATATTATAGTCACAATATTatcatataattatttcaaaattcaaagttttttttaattgtatgaaATGATCATTGAAAAGTACAAAATAACTGAgcgaaattcaaatttaataaacgcATCGTCAGTGTTAATTgtgtttagaaaaaattttcatctacGAATATGACTGAAAGTGGTTTTGTGAAAGCACAATCAGATAATTTACCAGTGAATTCTTATTTTCGCATGTCTcggtatttcaaaaaaaaatcaggtGTCCTTCTATTACATTACAATACTTATAGAacgattttttaactttttccaTGACTTTTATCGATATAATAACCTATAAAGTAACTGTCACACTTGAAGTAAACTAATACTGGATGTGGGAAGTGATATCATCCAAAGTCCGCGAAAAATAACGTCGTTCAAAACAAGCCAAATTTAAACGAGACtgacagaaaatatattttttatcgagtTATAACTATATAAAAAGAATACATGCATATTTCCCTGTAAATAACGTTTATCAAACCTCCTAGAAATACAACTTGATTCATGGTTTACATCGTTGCCACGTTGTAATTTTCGTCGCATTGTCGGATTTAGTTTTTACGAATAATGAATTGATACGACGTTGTATGGAATactgtattttcaatgaatatgaaTTAAACTGATTATAACTTATAATGTAATCAATTACTTCATAAAATTCGAGTAAATAACACAATTACCAATTACAACACTACAGAATGATACCCCACGGCTGCCAACGTATAGATATAAATGTCCCTTGATACACTATAATTAATTTATGCaactaaatgtttttgatttaggtctcttctgattctaaattagtttcttttataatttgttatagacagatgaaaatttgacatttcgactacttttagtctttatcaaaatatgatattgacactgacaattcaattttatataaaagccGTGACTAGTTGTTCCATTGTCGTTAATTTACATTATATTTCTGTAGGGTTTTAAATTCAGTTCGTGTTGTCTAAGGTATTATTACGAATAAAACAATGGAAATATAAACGTAACAGAATAAAATGGTTTATTCACGCgtttaaatttgaaatctaAATCCGTCGTCTTTACGTCATTCGGATTCACAGAATATCTCAAACTGTCAGCGATCACGTCTTCTAAGCAACTGACTCTCGCGCGCTTTTTGTCTAATTATTACGTTATATGACCCCCCTCTGTCGCGTTGTTAAAAGAATAGAGATGGGAGATAACAAAAAACGATAACTAAATAACAAAGAAACGAAACGGGAAATTCGTGAATATTAAGATACGGGGCAACTTCCGTCTCTTATTTTTATCGAACTAACTTGTAACAAATGTTGTTACAGGGTGTGAAAAAACCATTCAAAGAAGTAATTAAAGCTAACATCGGTGATTGTCATGCTATGGGCCAAGTCCCCATCACTTTTATCCGTCAAGTTCTAGCTTTAGTAGCATATCCGAAACTATTGGACGATCCCACGTTCCCGGAAGACGCGAAACAACGTGCGAAAACTATTTTACAAGGATGCAGAGGGAGCTCGGTAGGATCTTATACAGATTCGCCGGGTATTGAAATTATTAGGAAGCACGTAGCTCAGTACATCGAAGATAGGGATGGTATTCCAGCTGATTGGCAAAATATTGTCGTAAGTGGAGGTAAGTCACAGATTtaacatttaattattattattgaacttACTTGTTTCGGTTCCAGCTGTAACGTCTCGAAGTATGAGACttgatgttgaatattttattgtttgttctATTGggggtgttttttttttcatgttgtCACTAAATTCTTTCACATTTTCcggtatatttttaaataactagGTTATTACAATCTTATGGTTTATTTCTTCACCTAGATCTTCATTTCTATAGCACTCCCTGTATATTTTAGCGAAGTAAATATCTTTGTCAATACATCTCTGATTAAGTCTGGTTATTTCCAGTTCAATCCACATTTTCGCGTAGtgatacttttttttatcatcaataaAGACTAACTTTGATATTTCTCCTGATAAAATAGGTTCTTTGGTACTTAATATCCTAAAAACCCATTGATTTCATACTTATTTGTAGTATTTATTAATCTTGTaggatatttcatatttatagtGGCCTTTCGACTAAGTTCTTTCTTTTCCGCTAACGACTGACAgagaatgaattatataaaattaatttacaagaaagtaagatttatcTACATATGTTGCTAAGTAAAAATTTCTGAGAATGTATAATGTTTTTGCTGCGCTTTTAAGTTTTCTTGATAAGCCGCGTATGTAACTCGTTCTAGGTTTATAACATGATGATTTATATGATTAGTTACACTATTTTGATATATACACCGAAATAATTTCAACTTATTACGTTATATTAACgtgtttttttatgactttaCATCACCACACTACACCAGTTTCGATTCTTTTATTGCACAATGACAcaaattggtttataaaaaaaaatttatattaacaagCACTGTAAATTCTTTcacgaaaaaaagttaaatcatatctattgtttttattttctaattcgTATTACATGACTGAAGTTACCGCCAAAAGCACAATGTCACAACTGTCAATGTcacataatttgtttataattactGCGTTCGTCTATGTACATCTGATTAATCTGACTGTTCAGTAACGTTCGACAATCCACTTCATTTCGATCTCACTCCTGGGATTGCGTTCgattgtatacatttttttccactCTGAGTAAGATCTATTTGTGTCGAATCTTGAAAGAGGGTTCTCagatttttttttgacttttgatgtttcgtttgaCATTTCAATGCTTGTCAATTAGCAATTTTATCGACagtttatatttatgtattgtgagttgtttttgtataaataaaataaatagccTTATTCAAAATGCATAAGAACTGACTAAGTAAAATACTTAGTCACCTCCAGATGTCACGAACTGCTATAAAGTCAATTTCTATAGTTTCTCACTTCACTAGTTACTGCTCTGACCAGTTGATTTCAATtgttttaggttaggtttttttcGGTAATTATCACAATCAATTCGTACAATTTTTGTTCACGTGATACAAATATTTCTCTGCTCCCTTTGTTCCGCGAATGACATTACCGAACGCAACTAATAAATAAGTGGATAATCTCGTTATTTATAATTAGGTGCTAGTGATGCTATTAAAAACGTGTTGAAACTTttcataaacaatataaatggGAAAAGTCCAGGGGTGATGATTCCGATTCCGCAATATCCGTTATATTCAGCGACGTTAGCCGAGTTTAAAATCGAACAAATTGGTTACTACTTGGACGAATCTAAAAATTGGGGCCTCACAGTTGAAGAATTACAGGTAAGTTTTTCTTCTTTCGGGGCATCggttttgtgaaatttttactaatttctCACGTTTGGACCAGTTAATATATTACTTCGACGTTGGCAGAAATGtatcagtattttttatttgtctatgattTTGCTTCTTCTAGTTTGAAAGTTGacttttgttgttatttgaCCTAACtatgatttatatatatagtttatGTAATTATTGTGTTTACTTCAGGGTTTTAGTATGTTCTTGTGAATTTTGGTGTTTTTTGTgcatttttctttgtttgtttgtatttacaaacattttcaaatggaaatttttaataaaatatagatttttataaataattacaatggtgttttttttgaaaatttgatattttcatttaccatgacaaaaaaattggaacatATTTTGATGTAaggtaaattaataataactttcatactcttcttattattttctgtaatcttttacattttcaatCTCGTTTTGTTAATTCTcttatcaataaacaaattaaaacacCTATATTCAtgtaatagtttattaaaatataaaaaacaatttgatttgaataaaaattatcaaattttatcatttttatattctacAATCGAGTTTTATCACGAAAAAGGAGAAATAAActtaatcaaacatttttttaaaagtttttatttatttagctgttttattagaaaattttttaattttcattaaattgggTTATACAAACTaaatttctactattttatATCTATTGGTATTTTTTTAGTCTGTAGATAGTTAATATATCCAAATTCTTCATTATGTTACATTTGTGTTTATATATTTAGAGTTTAGTAAGTAAAAACGTAAAAACTTCTTGTTCAAATTTCTTCCTCCACAAATCTTTGTTCTATATCACGTTTTATATTGTTAGAGGTCTATAAATGAAGCAAGGAAGTATTGTGCACCTAGAGCTATAGTTATTATCAACCCCGGAAATCCTACAGGTCAGGTTTTAaccaaagaaaatattcaagaaatcaTAAAATTCGCCTACAAAGAACAACTATTCATCCTAGCCGACGAAGTATACCAACACAACATCTACGATCCAAATTCGAAATTCCATTCATTTAAAAAGGTAAGAGGCTTCCATTGTTCTGCGTTTGGTTTAATTTCAATGATTTCAGGTGATGTTCGAAATGGGCGAACCGTACAAGGACATGGAATTAGCTAGTTTCATGTCGTGTTCTAAAGGATACATGGGTGAATGTGGTCTGAGAGGCGGTTACGCTGAAGTATTGAACATGGATCCCCACGTCAAAACGCAATATCTGAAAGCAATCAGCGCTATGTTATGTTCGACTACTTTAGGTCAATCTACGTTAGACGTTATAATGAATCCCCCGAAAAAAGGAGAACCTAGTTACGAGTTgtttatgaaagaaaaaaacgacGTTTTGGAATCTCTCAAATTGAGAGCTAAAATGGTAGCGGaaacttttaattcaattgaagGTTACAGTTGTAATCCTGTCCAAGGCGCCATGTACGCCTTTCCTCAGATTAGATTACCGCCTAAAGCTATAGAAGCGGCTAAGAGGAAATCTTTAGCGCCGGATTCGTTTTACGCTTTCGAACTACTAGAATCCACTGGTATTTGCATAGTACCGGGTTCCGGATTTGGACAAAAACCTGGTACTCATCATTTCAGAACTACCATTTTACCGCAGCCGGATAAATTGAAGACCATGTTGAATAAATTCGCCGAGTTCCATtcggaatttttgaaaaagtatagTTAAGATAAAAATGTAACGAAAGTGGTATTTAACTGTGATCAATCGTTACGGTTTCGGACAAGATCCATCAGGGAAACtttattattgaacaaaatcGGTTTTTGTAGCTTTTACCTCGTCAGGTTTGTAGAAGAATGTAAAAAACAATGGAGAACGTcatttattactaattttattcAACTGTATATGAcccaaattaaatattaatcgAACGAAACTTTAGGAGATCTAGTGTGTACAGGAGGAGTATTGAATACAATTTTTGGGATTATGTTGAAACTTATGGACAAAATGTAACTAATTCAATAGGCAACTCTAGCAAAGTAAATCCGAAGAGATGTATTTGAACTAATAGATGGATTCATTTGaagaatttccaaaaaagtggataattttgttaatatatgcATTCATGAAGCCCCTAGGGAAATGTAACCAATCTAATAGGCAAATATATCGTAAAAAGCTTATTCGAATCAATGTTGacaaatttattgaagattttctatgaaaaaatgaacaattaaaTCAATTTGTTCATTGGATACATTATTTATGAATCCCAGGGAGGTGTAACCAATCTAATAGGGCAATTATACTGTAAAAAGATTATTAAAATGAGTCGAGTGAGacgaatttattgaagaatgaAAAAGTCAATAATTTGTCTAAAAAGTTCATTAGATACACAATTTATGTAGCCTATGGACATGTGCCCTATCAAATGGGctattctattgaaaaaatgtttttgacatGAGTTGAGTCAAAGCAAGTTAATTGAAGATTTCCtatgaaaaaatgaacaatttgtTCATTGgatatattatttatgaatcCCAGGGAGGTGTAACCAATCTAATAGGCAAATATGTGAATAACAATTTAAAGGAggttaatatttccaaaaccaaaatttttaacaaCTACTAGCgatttttacattttccataCACCTGAAGATCTAAACACTACTTTTACTTCATATcaataatttaaagaaaacaaattatgCAATTTATTACTTGTTacgaatatattttatattatttattttatttaaaaaattttacttaccaTAGGGTACGACAACAAATAAATAGTTCACCATCCTTTTGCAAACGAATAATCACTTTATACAATTGATGTTT
This window encodes:
- the LOC130899005 gene encoding alanine aminotransferase 1 gives rise to the protein MSTSRILSPFHIYGKFQPTTSLCRQKSAVCVGSRTVLEKHNLRRMATYQPTLNIDNLNPCIKVMEYAVRGPLVTRAGEIEKELEKGVKKPFKEVIKANIGDCHAMGQVPITFIRQVLALVAYPKLLDDPTFPEDAKQRAKTILQGCRGSSVGSYTDSPGIEIIRKHVAQYIEDRDGIPADWQNIVVSGGASDAIKNVLKLFINNINGKSPGVMIPIPQYPLYSATLAEFKIEQIGYYLDESKNWGLTVEELQRSINEARKYCAPRAIVIINPGNPTGQVLTKENIQEIIKFAYKEQLFILADEVYQHNIYDPNSKFHSFKKVMFEMGEPYKDMELASFMSCSKGYMGECGLRGGYAEVLNMDPHVKTQYLKAISAMLCSTTLGQSTLDVIMNPPKKGEPSYELFMKEKNDVLESLKLRAKMVAETFNSIEGYSCNPVQGAMYAFPQIRLPPKAIEAAKRKSLAPDSFYAFELLESTGICIVPGSGFGQKPGTHHFRTTILPQPDKLKTMLNKFAEFHSEFLKKYS